A genome region from Drosophila simulans strain w501 chromosome 2R, Prin_Dsim_3.1, whole genome shotgun sequence includes the following:
- the LOC6734397 gene encoding uncharacterized protein LOC6734397 isoform X7, which produces MSGPGAFDDEPPPEPRDGWLLVRIHVPELNVYKCLQFPSERLVWDVKQQVLASLPKVAFWFKELKESFNYGLFAPPANGKAGKFLDEERRLGDYPFNGPVGYLELKYKRRVYKMLTLDERQLKALHTRANLRRFLECINGGHVEKIAKMCAKGLDPNFHCSESGDTPLTVATGAKKPNKLLIALVNGGALLDYRTKDGTTALHRAVEHDSLEAVSTLLELGASPNYRDGRGITPLYISITRKCEAKITESLLHDHATLGIQDSQGWNEVHQVAVIAGNLELAEIIENYKSEDIDKSLGDTSDIISDSSGVGTNSDSAACSIGHPSTTVVCMEPYAGNTVGHIRLQPGDVIEVVGSTDCGLLEGYVRGTNQSGFFPADCVQEVSLRQKHITNVMTASTGMAPQQQQQQHLQQAPAGSSAASYQGSPQLSLGGHSGSSSTLLQQPHQSPSLSVASNGSCQQPLESNGGGASGNGINNRNNNHSVGQYSSATAPRIKKSAYNAPRSVVLHRAKRGFGFILRGAKASSQLMQLRPSERFPALQYLDDVDPGGVADMAGLRPGDFLLTINGEDVSSASHEQVVEMIRSAGALVNLTVVSPQFPHQMQASAQYLPSGARAGSHHLNSGPSTPQSSHRQCATLPRKMTGPGGSGPASSSGGSVRMAPMPPRRDPKTTLSVGRARAKSMVAGLENGGEKEDDLPHTKSNSVESIATPTPTGIQTGPGTPVQLRTASIKARPTSSRITAAELEELFQRQQGEGSAANASRYATMMTSSRFQSGTDSGAATPPASNGSPMRSGPLVYGSVAEMKRKTARSKHGSGTLRGKPVATPTVGPGGAGGGRDLKRFHSTPDLHGPQLHGSASSIWQASGKGHHSQDDVATLHASLQRLNSNQGELKLGGLGAGSATGAGGAVLPPPNHPPPPPPVGQVVKVETRSSVSEYESTISLQQKLKKRAENDAVTSAAIDGVQSSFNPSANAKIYASPQELRNVMAWKLRQAQEKPSQETSAGSQQPVSQYAAPTQMRPAQQQQQQQQQAQQPPTTLASHYAAPQVQVQQVQQVQQSPQQSAPQSPPAPPLPQAAPVPAQNGNGSTSGAGSAPPIPEPDYSCSESDGEDENSILVARNTKLNEKIALFDVPETSGNSQASGSSSNSGSASISHSLSVEEIQRIRSNLKTSKSSPNGFAKKPEDEKPQEQQQSHQQPQQLLQPGEDECDNSSSGVSSEQEQLALAAGVTLPGGGKPTDTIKKKPSVTIVEEPKTIPDQPSSNTSHTTKPMAKTTISIGGGGSTVPTATLTVKQLVQQQHAPVIQQQQQQLGSKQPVTPASTNKFTQQSTINSNVMSPQVLGRIPSHHHQQQSSNPNQKLIATQQQILQQQQQQLAHQQHLQQILKAKAAAAGGASNTAVLVAKHQQKLHKGTSSGHESEMETRSDLEDDDGDLSPSPPAKAFQRHNSLTRKQAAAIAMQRGATRTTAVSLMQLPPPLEADSDGEPSQLTLQRQQSHHPSQTHPHPHQLQQQLQLQQQQQQQQQPMAAHIVGMLPSGQLVAVASGAVAGVPGVGATAVQQGNNNLQQLCTDNLVLAPPPQFCDCNDAKHAPQPHLPTSQYHPQQQQQQQHQQQQQQQQQLQQQLQQQQMLQMHQRLSGGAGAGAVGTLGRVRIVGAMPKANHHRLH; this is translated from the exons GAACTGAAGGAGAGCTTCAACTATGGCCTGTTTGCTCCACCTGCCAACGGCAAGGCGGGAAAATTCCTGGATGAAGAACGCCGCCTGGGCGATTATCCTTTCAACGGACCCGTGGGATATTTGGAG ctcaAGTACAAAAGGCGTGTGTACAAAATGTTGACCCTGGATGAACGCCAGCTGAAGGCTCTTCACACGCGGGCCAATCTGCGTCGCTTTCTGGAGTGCATCAATGGCGGACATGTGGAGAAGATAGCCAAGATGTGTGCCAAGGGCCTGGATCCCAATTTCCATTGCTCGGAAAGCGGAGATACTCCGTTGACAGTCGCAACGGGCGCCAAGAAGCCAAACAAACTGCTCATCGCTCTGGTCAACGGTGGAGCCTTGTTGGATTACAGGACGAAGGATGGCACCACAGCCCTGCACCGGGCTGTCGAGCACGACTCCTTGGAGGCGGTCAG TACACTCCTCGAATTGGGCGCGTCGCCGAACTACCGCGATGGGCGTGGCATCACCCCGCTGTACATCTCCATCACCAGGAAGTGTGAGGCGAAGATCACAGAGAGTCTGCTGCATGACCACGCCACGTTGGGAATCCAGGACAGCCAGGGCTGGAACGAGGTTCATCAG GTGGCTGTTATAGCCGGCAACTTGGAGCTGGCCGAAATCATTGAGAACTACAAGTCGGAGGATATTG ACAAATCCCTGGGCGACACCAGCGACATAATCAGCGATTCGTCGGGCGTGGGAACGAACTCGGATTCGGCAGCATGTTCCATCGGCCATCCCAGCACCACAGTGGTGTGCATGGAGCCATATGCTGGCAATACCGTGGGTCACATTCGCCTTCAGCCGGGTGATGTGATCGAAGTGGTGGGCAGCACCGACTGCGGATTGCTCGAGGGCTATGTGCGAGGCACTAATCAGTCCGGCTTCTTTCCGGCCGACTGCGTCCAGGAGGTGAGTCTGCGCCAGAAGCACATCACCAATGTGATGACCGCCAGCACTGGCATGGctccccagcagcagcagcaacagcatttgCAGCAGGCACCGGCAGGttcctccgccgcctcctACCAGGGATCACCACAGTTGAGCTTGGGTGGACATTCTGGCAGTTCCAGCACGCTGCTCCAGCAGCCCCATCAGTCGCCATCCCTGTCGGTGGCCAGCAATGGATCGTGCCAACAGCCGCTGGAGAGCAATGGAGGTGGAGCCTCTGGCAATGGCATAAACAATCGAAACAATAACCACTCTGTGGGACAGTACAGCAGCGCCACTGCGCCACGCATCAAAAAGAG CGCCTATAACGCCCCTCGATCGGTGGTACTGCACCGAGCCAAGCGCGGATTTGGCTTCATATTGCGCGGCGCCAAGGCCAGTTCCCAGCTGATGCAGCTGCGTCCGTCAGAGCGCTTCCCGGCGCTCCAATACCTGGACGATGTGGATCCGGGTGGAGTGGCGGACATGGCAGGACTGCGTCCAGGTGACTTCCTGCTGACCATCAACGGCGAAGACGTTAGCTCCGCCTCTCACGAACAAGTGGTCGAAATGATCCGATCGGCCGGCGCTCTGGTCAACTTGACAGTAGTTTCGCCACAGTTCCCCCACCAGATGCAGGCCAGTGCTCAGTATCTGCCCAGTGGAGCGCGTGCGGGCAGCCATCATTTGAACAGTGGACCAAGTACTCCTCAAAGTTCGCACCGTCAGTGCGCCACGTTGCCGAGGAAGATGACGGGTCCGGGAGGAAGTGGTCCTGCCTCCTCCTCAGGAGGCAGTGTGCGAATGGCTCCTATGCCACCGCGCAGGGATCCCAAGACCACGTTGAGTGTAGGCAGAGCCAGGGCCAAATCCATGGTGGCTGGTCTGGAGAACGGAGGTGAGAAGGAGGACGATTTGCCGCACACCAAATCCAACTCAGTGGAGTCAATCGCAACGCCAACACCTACCGGTATCCAAACGGGACCTGGAACACCCGTTCAGCTGCGCACGGCCAGCATTAAGGCGCGACCCACGTCCAGTAGGATCACAGCTGCCGAATTGGAGGAGCTATTCCAGCGACAGCAAGGCGAGGGCAGTGCAGCAAACGCCAGTCGGTATGCCACCATGATGACCAGCTCCCGTTTCCAGTCGGGCACGGACAGCGGTGCAGCCACTCCGCCAGCATCGAATGGATCTCCCATGAGGAGTGGACCGCTGGTGTACGGCAGTGTGGCTGAGATGAAGCGTAAGACAGCGAGGAGCAAGCATGGTAGTGGCACGCTGCGTGGAAAGCCCGTAGCCACACCAACAGTCGGaccaggaggagctggaggcggTCGTGACCTCAAGCGGTTCCATTCCACACCCGACTTGCATGGTCCTCAGCTGCACGGTTCTGCCTCATCCATTTGGCAGGCATCTGGAAAGGGTCACCACTCGCAGGACGATGTGGCCACGCTCCATGCCTCACTCCAACGCTTGAACTCTAACCAAGGAGAACTGAAACTGGGAGGACTAGGAGCAGGATCTGCTACAGGAGCGGGAGGAGCGGTACTACCGCCGCCCAATCACCCACCTCCGCCACCTCCAGTGGGTCAGGTTGTTAAAGTGGAAACACGCAGCAGTGTTTCGGAGTATGAGAGCACCATCTCCTTACAACAAAAACTGAAGAAGCGAGCGGAAAACGATGCTGTGACCAGTGCAGCCATCGATGGCGTCCAGAGCAGCTTTAATCCCTCGGCAAATGCCAAGATCTATGCCTCGCCGCAGGAACTGCGCAACGTGATGGCCTGGAAGTTGCGGCAGGCGCAGGAGAAGCCATCGCAGGAGACATCCGCTGGATCCCAGCAGCCAGTTAGTCAGTACGCTGCTCCCACGCAGATGCGACcagcacaacaacagcagcagcagcagcagcaagcacaGCAGCCACCCACAACACTGGCCTCTCACTATGCGGCTCCCCAAGTCCAGGTCCAGCAAGTGCAACAGGTGCAGCAGTCACCTCAGCAGTCTGCCCCTCAATCCCCGCCTGCTCCACCGCTGCCACAGGCAGCACCTGTGCCGGCacaaaatggcaatggcagtACAAGTGGTGCCGGATCAGCTCCTCCTATTCCCGAACCTGACTACAGCTGCAGTGAGTCGGATGGCGAGGATGAGAACTCTATTCTGGTGGCACGTAACACCAAGCTCAACGAGAAGATTGCACTATTCGATGTACCAGAGACAAGTGGAAATAGTCAGGCTAG TGGGAGTAGTTCCAACTCAGGCAGTGCCTCGATTTCTCATTCGCTCTCTGTGGAGGAGATCCAGCGCATTCGCAGCAATCTAAAGACATCAAAGTCATCGCCAAACGGTTTTGCCAAGAAACCGGAGGACGAGAAACCACAAGAACAGCAGCAATCCCACCAACAACCACAGCAACTGTTGCAGCCAGGCGAAGATGAGTGCGACAACAGCAGCTCCGGCGTCAGCAGCGAGCAGGAACAGCTGGCATTGGCCGCCGGGGTTACACTGCCAGGTGGTGGTAAGCCCACCGATACCATTAAGAAGAAACCATCGGTGACCATTGTCGAGGAACCCAAGACTATTCCCGATCAGCCTAGCAGCAACACCAGTCACACTACGAAGCCTATGGCCAAAACCACTATCAGCATAGGCGGCGGTGGCAGTACTGTGCCCACAGCGACGCTTACAGTGAAGCAACttgtgcaacagcaacatgcacCCGTtatccaacagcagcagcagcaactgggcAGCAAGCAACCAGTGACGCCCGCCAGCACCAACAAGTTTACGCAACAGAGCACCATCAACAGCAATGTGATGAGTCCCCAGGTTTTGGGGCGCATTCccagccatcatcatcagcagcagtcgtCGAATCCCAACCAGAAGTTGATCGCCACCCAGCAGCAGatactgcagcagcaacaacagcaactggcCCACCAACAGCATCTCCAGCAGATCCTCAAGGCAAAGGCCGCCGCGGCCGGAGGAGCCAGCAACACGGCCGTCCTGGTGGCGAAGCATCAGCAGAAACTACATAAGGGCACCAGCAGTGGCCATGAATCAGAGATGGAGACTCGTTCCGATCTAGAGGATGATGACGGAGATCTGAGTCCCTCGCCGCCGGCCAAGGCGTTCCAGCGTCACAATTCGCTGACGCGCAAACAGGCAGCGGCAATTGCCATGCAGAGGGGTGCCACCAGAACCACGGCAGTGTCCCTGATGCAACTCCCGCCGCCACTGGAAGCGGACAGCGATGGAGAGCCGTCACAGCTCACACTTCAGCGCCAGCAGTCCCATCACCCGTCACAGACCCACCCACATCCccaccagctgcagcaacaactgcaactgcaacagcagcagcagcagcaacaacaaccaatgGCCGCCCACATTGTGGGCATGCTGCCCAGCGGACAGTTGGTGGCTGTTGCCTCTGGCGCTGTTGCTGGCGTTCCGGGCGTTGGGGCGACTGCGGTGCAGCAGGGCAACAACAATCTGCAGCAACTGTGCACCGATAATCTGGTGTTGGCACCTCCGCCGCAGTTCTGCGATTGCAACGATGCCAAGCACGCTCCGCAGCCGCATCTGCCAACGAGCCAATATcatccacagcagcaacagcagcagcagcatcagcagcaacaacagcagcagcaacaactgcaacagcaactgcagcagcagcagatgctgcAGATGCACCAGCGGCTGTCCGGGGGCGCTGGCGCTGGAGCGGTGGGCACCTTGGGAAGGGTCCGGATCGTGGGGGCCATGCCGAAGGCCAACCACCATAGGTTGCACTAA
- the LOC6734397 gene encoding SH3 and multiple ankyrin repeat domains protein 1 isoform X5: MSGPGAFDDEPPPEPRDGWLLVRIHVPELNVYKCLQFPSERLVWDVKQQVLASLPKVAFWFKELKESFNYGLFAPPANGKAGKFLDEERRLGDYPFNGPVGYLELKYKRRVYKMLTLDERQLKALHTRANLRRFLECINGGHVEKIAKMCAKGLDPNFHCSESGDTPLTVATGAKKPNKLLIALVNGGALLDYRTKDGTTALHRAVEHDSLEAVSTLLELGASPNYRDGRGITPLYISITRKCEAKITESLLHDHATLGIQDSQGWNEVHQACRHGLVQHLEHLLFYGADMDGRNASGNSPLHVCAVNNQEACARMLLFRGAQRGAQNFANQTPYQVAVIAGNLELAEIIENYKSEDIDKSLGDTSDIISDSSGVGTNSDSAACSIGHPSTTVVCMEPYAGNTVGHIRLQPGDVIEVVGSTDCGLLEGYVRGTNQSGFFPADCVQEVSLRQKHITNVMTASTGMAPQQQQQQHLQQAPAGSSAASYQGSPQLSLGGHSGSSSTLLQQPHQSPSLSVASNGSCQQPLESNGGGASGNGINNRNNNHSVGQYSSATAPRIKKSAYNAPRSVVLHRAKRGFGFILRGAKASSQLMQLRPSERFPALQYLDDVDPGGVADMAGLRPGDFLLTINGEDVSSASHEQVVEMIRSAGALVNLTVVSPQFPHQMQASAQYLPSGARAGSHHLNSGPSTPQSSHRQCATLPRKMTGPGGSGPASSSGGSVRMAPMPPRRDPKTTLSVGRARAKSMVAGLENGGEKEDDLPHTKSNSVESIATPTPTGIQTGPGTPVQLRTASIKARPTSSRITAAELEELFQRQQGEGSAANASRYATMMTSSRFQSGTDSGAATPPASNGSPMRSGPLVYGSVAEMKRKTARSKHGSGTLRGKPVATPTVGPGGAGGGRDLKRFHSTPDLHGPQLHGSASSIWQASGKGHHSQDDVATLHASLQRLNSNQGELKLGGLGAGSATGAGGAVLPPPNHPPPPPPVGQVVKVETRSSVSEYESTISLQQKLKKRAENDAVTSAAIDGVQSSFNPSANAKIYASPQELRNVMAWKLRQAQEKPSQETSAGSQQPVSQYAAPTQMRPAQQQQQQQQQAQQPPTTLASHYAAPQVQVQQVQQVQQSPQQSAPQSPPAPPLPQAAPVPAQNGNGSTSGAGSAPPIPEPDYSCSESDGEDENSILVARNTKLNEKIALFDVPETSGNSQASGSSSNSGSASISHSLSVEEIQRIRSNLKTSKSSPNGFAKKPEDEKPQEQQQSHQQPQQLLQPGEDECDNSSSGVSSEQEQLALAAGVTLPGGGKPTDTIKKKPSVTIVEEPKTIPDQPSSNTSHTTKPMAKTTISIGGGGSTVPTATLTVKQLVQQQHAPVIQQQQQQLGSKQPVTPASTNKFTQQSTINSNVMSPQVLGRIPSHHHQQQSSNPNQKLIATQQQILQQQQQQLAHQQHLQQILKAKAAAAGGASNTAVLVAKHQQKLHKGTSSGHESEMETRSDLEDDDGDLSPSPPAKAFQRHNSLTRKQAAAIAMQRGATRTTAVSLMQLPPPLEADSDGEPSQLTLQRQQSHHPSQTHPHPHQLQQQLQLQQQQQQQQQPMAAHIVGMLPSGQLVAVASGAVAGVPGVGATAVQQGNNNLQQLCTDNLVLAPPPQFCDCNDAKHAPQPHLPTSQYHPQQQQQQQHQQQQQQQQQLQQQLQQQQMLQMHQRLSGGAGAGAVGTLGRVRIVGAMPKANHHRLH, encoded by the exons GAACTGAAGGAGAGCTTCAACTATGGCCTGTTTGCTCCACCTGCCAACGGCAAGGCGGGAAAATTCCTGGATGAAGAACGCCGCCTGGGCGATTATCCTTTCAACGGACCCGTGGGATATTTGGAG ctcaAGTACAAAAGGCGTGTGTACAAAATGTTGACCCTGGATGAACGCCAGCTGAAGGCTCTTCACACGCGGGCCAATCTGCGTCGCTTTCTGGAGTGCATCAATGGCGGACATGTGGAGAAGATAGCCAAGATGTGTGCCAAGGGCCTGGATCCCAATTTCCATTGCTCGGAAAGCGGAGATACTCCGTTGACAGTCGCAACGGGCGCCAAGAAGCCAAACAAACTGCTCATCGCTCTGGTCAACGGTGGAGCCTTGTTGGATTACAGGACGAAGGATGGCACCACAGCCCTGCACCGGGCTGTCGAGCACGACTCCTTGGAGGCGGTCAG TACACTCCTCGAATTGGGCGCGTCGCCGAACTACCGCGATGGGCGTGGCATCACCCCGCTGTACATCTCCATCACCAGGAAGTGTGAGGCGAAGATCACAGAGAGTCTGCTGCATGACCACGCCACGTTGGGAATCCAGGACAGCCAGGGCTGGAACGAGGTTCATCAG GCCTGTCGCCATGGCCTGGTCCAGCACCTGGAACACCTGCTGTTCTACGGTGCTGACATGGACGGCCGCAATGCGTCCGGCAATAGTCCGCTGCATGTGTGCGCTGTTAACAACCAAGAGGCTTGTGCTAGAATGCTTCTCTTTCGCGGCGCCCAGCGCGGCGCCCAGAACTTTGCCAATCAAACTCCCTACCAG GTGGCTGTTATAGCCGGCAACTTGGAGCTGGCCGAAATCATTGAGAACTACAAGTCGGAGGATATTG ACAAATCCCTGGGCGACACCAGCGACATAATCAGCGATTCGTCGGGCGTGGGAACGAACTCGGATTCGGCAGCATGTTCCATCGGCCATCCCAGCACCACAGTGGTGTGCATGGAGCCATATGCTGGCAATACCGTGGGTCACATTCGCCTTCAGCCGGGTGATGTGATCGAAGTGGTGGGCAGCACCGACTGCGGATTGCTCGAGGGCTATGTGCGAGGCACTAATCAGTCCGGCTTCTTTCCGGCCGACTGCGTCCAGGAGGTGAGTCTGCGCCAGAAGCACATCACCAATGTGATGACCGCCAGCACTGGCATGGctccccagcagcagcagcaacagcatttgCAGCAGGCACCGGCAGGttcctccgccgcctcctACCAGGGATCACCACAGTTGAGCTTGGGTGGACATTCTGGCAGTTCCAGCACGCTGCTCCAGCAGCCCCATCAGTCGCCATCCCTGTCGGTGGCCAGCAATGGATCGTGCCAACAGCCGCTGGAGAGCAATGGAGGTGGAGCCTCTGGCAATGGCATAAACAATCGAAACAATAACCACTCTGTGGGACAGTACAGCAGCGCCACTGCGCCACGCATCAAAAAGAG CGCCTATAACGCCCCTCGATCGGTGGTACTGCACCGAGCCAAGCGCGGATTTGGCTTCATATTGCGCGGCGCCAAGGCCAGTTCCCAGCTGATGCAGCTGCGTCCGTCAGAGCGCTTCCCGGCGCTCCAATACCTGGACGATGTGGATCCGGGTGGAGTGGCGGACATGGCAGGACTGCGTCCAGGTGACTTCCTGCTGACCATCAACGGCGAAGACGTTAGCTCCGCCTCTCACGAACAAGTGGTCGAAATGATCCGATCGGCCGGCGCTCTGGTCAACTTGACAGTAGTTTCGCCACAGTTCCCCCACCAGATGCAGGCCAGTGCTCAGTATCTGCCCAGTGGAGCGCGTGCGGGCAGCCATCATTTGAACAGTGGACCAAGTACTCCTCAAAGTTCGCACCGTCAGTGCGCCACGTTGCCGAGGAAGATGACGGGTCCGGGAGGAAGTGGTCCTGCCTCCTCCTCAGGAGGCAGTGTGCGAATGGCTCCTATGCCACCGCGCAGGGATCCCAAGACCACGTTGAGTGTAGGCAGAGCCAGGGCCAAATCCATGGTGGCTGGTCTGGAGAACGGAGGTGAGAAGGAGGACGATTTGCCGCACACCAAATCCAACTCAGTGGAGTCAATCGCAACGCCAACACCTACCGGTATCCAAACGGGACCTGGAACACCCGTTCAGCTGCGCACGGCCAGCATTAAGGCGCGACCCACGTCCAGTAGGATCACAGCTGCCGAATTGGAGGAGCTATTCCAGCGACAGCAAGGCGAGGGCAGTGCAGCAAACGCCAGTCGGTATGCCACCATGATGACCAGCTCCCGTTTCCAGTCGGGCACGGACAGCGGTGCAGCCACTCCGCCAGCATCGAATGGATCTCCCATGAGGAGTGGACCGCTGGTGTACGGCAGTGTGGCTGAGATGAAGCGTAAGACAGCGAGGAGCAAGCATGGTAGTGGCACGCTGCGTGGAAAGCCCGTAGCCACACCAACAGTCGGaccaggaggagctggaggcggTCGTGACCTCAAGCGGTTCCATTCCACACCCGACTTGCATGGTCCTCAGCTGCACGGTTCTGCCTCATCCATTTGGCAGGCATCTGGAAAGGGTCACCACTCGCAGGACGATGTGGCCACGCTCCATGCCTCACTCCAACGCTTGAACTCTAACCAAGGAGAACTGAAACTGGGAGGACTAGGAGCAGGATCTGCTACAGGAGCGGGAGGAGCGGTACTACCGCCGCCCAATCACCCACCTCCGCCACCTCCAGTGGGTCAGGTTGTTAAAGTGGAAACACGCAGCAGTGTTTCGGAGTATGAGAGCACCATCTCCTTACAACAAAAACTGAAGAAGCGAGCGGAAAACGATGCTGTGACCAGTGCAGCCATCGATGGCGTCCAGAGCAGCTTTAATCCCTCGGCAAATGCCAAGATCTATGCCTCGCCGCAGGAACTGCGCAACGTGATGGCCTGGAAGTTGCGGCAGGCGCAGGAGAAGCCATCGCAGGAGACATCCGCTGGATCCCAGCAGCCAGTTAGTCAGTACGCTGCTCCCACGCAGATGCGACcagcacaacaacagcagcagcagcagcagcaagcacaGCAGCCACCCACAACACTGGCCTCTCACTATGCGGCTCCCCAAGTCCAGGTCCAGCAAGTGCAACAGGTGCAGCAGTCACCTCAGCAGTCTGCCCCTCAATCCCCGCCTGCTCCACCGCTGCCACAGGCAGCACCTGTGCCGGCacaaaatggcaatggcagtACAAGTGGTGCCGGATCAGCTCCTCCTATTCCCGAACCTGACTACAGCTGCAGTGAGTCGGATGGCGAGGATGAGAACTCTATTCTGGTGGCACGTAACACCAAGCTCAACGAGAAGATTGCACTATTCGATGTACCAGAGACAAGTGGAAATAGTCAGGCTAG TGGGAGTAGTTCCAACTCAGGCAGTGCCTCGATTTCTCATTCGCTCTCTGTGGAGGAGATCCAGCGCATTCGCAGCAATCTAAAGACATCAAAGTCATCGCCAAACGGTTTTGCCAAGAAACCGGAGGACGAGAAACCACAAGAACAGCAGCAATCCCACCAACAACCACAGCAACTGTTGCAGCCAGGCGAAGATGAGTGCGACAACAGCAGCTCCGGCGTCAGCAGCGAGCAGGAACAGCTGGCATTGGCCGCCGGGGTTACACTGCCAGGTGGTGGTAAGCCCACCGATACCATTAAGAAGAAACCATCGGTGACCATTGTCGAGGAACCCAAGACTATTCCCGATCAGCCTAGCAGCAACACCAGTCACACTACGAAGCCTATGGCCAAAACCACTATCAGCATAGGCGGCGGTGGCAGTACTGTGCCCACAGCGACGCTTACAGTGAAGCAACttgtgcaacagcaacatgcacCCGTtatccaacagcagcagcagcaactgggcAGCAAGCAACCAGTGACGCCCGCCAGCACCAACAAGTTTACGCAACAGAGCACCATCAACAGCAATGTGATGAGTCCCCAGGTTTTGGGGCGCATTCccagccatcatcatcagcagcagtcgtCGAATCCCAACCAGAAGTTGATCGCCACCCAGCAGCAGatactgcagcagcaacaacagcaactggcCCACCAACAGCATCTCCAGCAGATCCTCAAGGCAAAGGCCGCCGCGGCCGGAGGAGCCAGCAACACGGCCGTCCTGGTGGCGAAGCATCAGCAGAAACTACATAAGGGCACCAGCAGTGGCCATGAATCAGAGATGGAGACTCGTTCCGATCTAGAGGATGATGACGGAGATCTGAGTCCCTCGCCGCCGGCCAAGGCGTTCCAGCGTCACAATTCGCTGACGCGCAAACAGGCAGCGGCAATTGCCATGCAGAGGGGTGCCACCAGAACCACGGCAGTGTCCCTGATGCAACTCCCGCCGCCACTGGAAGCGGACAGCGATGGAGAGCCGTCACAGCTCACACTTCAGCGCCAGCAGTCCCATCACCCGTCACAGACCCACCCACATCCccaccagctgcagcaacaactgcaactgcaacagcagcagcagcagcaacaacaaccaatgGCCGCCCACATTGTGGGCATGCTGCCCAGCGGACAGTTGGTGGCTGTTGCCTCTGGCGCTGTTGCTGGCGTTCCGGGCGTTGGGGCGACTGCGGTGCAGCAGGGCAACAACAATCTGCAGCAACTGTGCACCGATAATCTGGTGTTGGCACCTCCGCCGCAGTTCTGCGATTGCAACGATGCCAAGCACGCTCCGCAGCCGCATCTGCCAACGAGCCAATATcatccacagcagcaacagcagcagcagcatcagcagcaacaacagcagcagcaacaactgcaacagcaactgcagcagcagcagatgctgcAGATGCACCAGCGGCTGTCCGGGGGCGCTGGCGCTGGAGCGGTGGGCACCTTGGGAAGGGTCCGGATCGTGGGGGCCATGCCGAAGGCCAACCACCATAGGTTGCACTAA